From one Tetragenococcus osmophilus genomic stretch:
- a CDS encoding metallophosphoesterase, producing the protein MYIILGVIALLLFTLIFYMAFIEPRRLKERHYLIKKDKRKVLDISKAFDLYKEEANLVICHLSDFHFSRSFKPRRINRIIRSIMNVSPDLIVFTGDLIDDYRKWPAKETQRLIEKLKKMTAPMGKIAILGNHDYRSEGDNFVKAILTESDFTVLENEEIFGSNDDVSINIAGMDDTLMGNPQFQFERTLAQWHLLLVHEPDSVLNMEDVQHFDLVLAGHSHGGQVRFPFIFYKIRGSLTYTHGLYLLAKKTLLSISNGVGMSMLPLRFGVPPEVIYYHLNKQPTATKAKK; encoded by the coding sequence ATGTACATTATTTTGGGGGTTATAGCCCTCCTTCTTTTTACTCTCATTTTTTACATGGCTTTTATTGAACCGCGTCGCTTAAAAGAAAGGCACTATCTTATTAAAAAAGATAAAAGAAAAGTGCTAGACATCTCCAAAGCCTTTGATCTTTATAAAGAGGAAGCTAACCTCGTTATTTGTCACTTAAGTGATTTTCATTTCTCACGTAGTTTTAAACCACGACGTATCAATCGGATTATTCGTTCTATTATGAATGTTTCACCGGACTTAATTGTTTTTACTGGTGATTTAATTGACGATTATAGAAAATGGCCTGCAAAAGAAACACAACGACTTATAGAAAAACTCAAAAAAATGACAGCGCCAATGGGCAAAATCGCTATTTTGGGAAATCATGACTATCGAAGTGAAGGGGATAATTTTGTCAAAGCCATTTTAACAGAGAGCGATTTTACCGTTTTAGAAAACGAGGAAATCTTTGGTTCCAATGATGACGTTTCTATCAATATTGCCGGAATGGACGATACCCTAATGGGAAATCCTCAATTTCAATTTGAGCGAACCTTAGCTCAGTGGCATTTACTTTTAGTTCATGAACCAGATAGCGTGTTAAATATGGAAGACGTGCAACATTTTGACTTAGTTTTAGCAGGACATAGCCATGGCGGTCAGGTACGTTTTCCTTTTATTTTTTATAAAATTCGCGGCTCTCTCACGTATACGCATGGTTTATATCTCTTAGCTAAAAAAACATTGCTTTCGATTAGTAATGGCGTTGGTATGTCGATGCTGCCTCTACGTTTCGGTGTGCCACCTGAAGTTATTTATTATCATTTAAATAAACAACCTACAGCAACAAAAGCAAAAAAATAA
- a CDS encoding APC family permease — MGTVIGAGVFFKAAAVVSHTQSAGLTLFAWLFAGFLTICGGLTVAELATAIPKTGGPIRYIEETYGKLPSFLLGWAQTIIYFPANIAALSIIFATQFTHLFQLNDRILVPLAMITAVSVTGINLLGTKIASNVQSLTLFIKLLPILVIVVAGLIQPGQVEVGITDLSIGGDNSWAQGFSAALLATLFAYDGWLNVGNIAGEMKRPEKDLPKAIILGLGSVTVVYWVINFVYLKTLPAEQIAGNLNASSDVAYNLFGNMGGKIVTLGILISVYGALNGYTMTGSRVPFALALNDEFPFSKYFKKISNKTKIPYISVIVQLVIACIMMTLGTFDVLTDMLIFVMWSFSMLLFLAVFILRKRAPDMPRPYKVPLYPIVPLIAMLGGGFILIMTLVTTPGLAFTGIGVTAIGIPIYFYMKKKK; from the coding sequence ATGGGGACTGTCATTGGCGCAGGTGTCTTTTTTAAGGCTGCTGCAGTGGTTTCTCATACGCAATCAGCAGGGCTGACTTTATTTGCGTGGTTATTCGCCGGTTTTTTAACTATTTGTGGGGGCTTAACTGTCGCTGAACTTGCGACAGCTATTCCTAAAACGGGCGGTCCTATCCGTTACATCGAAGAAACTTATGGGAAATTGCCTTCTTTTTTGCTAGGTTGGGCGCAAACGATCATTTATTTTCCAGCCAATATTGCAGCATTAAGTATTATCTTTGCGACGCAGTTTACCCACCTTTTTCAACTAAATGATCGGATATTAGTGCCACTAGCTATGATTACTGCGGTCAGTGTGACAGGGATTAATTTATTGGGAACTAAGATTGCCTCAAATGTGCAATCTCTTACGCTATTTATCAAACTTTTACCTATATTAGTCATCGTGGTTGCAGGTCTCATTCAACCAGGACAAGTAGAAGTAGGGATTACTGATTTAAGTATCGGCGGAGATAATTCTTGGGCGCAAGGTTTTAGCGCAGCGCTATTAGCCACTTTGTTTGCTTATGATGGTTGGTTAAATGTCGGCAATATTGCTGGGGAAATGAAACGTCCTGAAAAAGATTTACCTAAAGCAATTATCTTAGGCTTAGGTTCGGTCACAGTGGTTTACTGGGTAATTAATTTTGTTTATTTAAAAACTTTACCTGCTGAACAAATTGCCGGAAACTTAAATGCTTCTTCGGATGTAGCTTATAACTTATTTGGAAATATGGGCGGTAAAATTGTAACGCTGGGCATTTTGATTTCTGTGTATGGTGCTTTAAATGGTTATACCATGACCGGAAGCCGGGTGCCATTTGCTTTAGCATTAAATGATGAATTTCCTTTTAGTAAATACTTTAAGAAAATCTCTAATAAAACTAAAATTCCATATATTTCTGTCATTGTCCAATTAGTCATTGCTTGTATCATGATGACTTTAGGAACCTTTGATGTACTAACAGACATGTTAATTTTTGTGATGTGGTCCTTTAGCATGTTACTTTTCTTAGCTGTTTTTATTTTACGAAAACGAGCGCCAGATATGCCACGGCCTTATAAAGTCCCTTTGTATCCCATCGTTCCATTAATTGCGATGCTAGGTGGCGGTTTTATTTTAATCATGACTTTAGTTACGACTCCAGGACTAGCCTTTACAGGTATTGGAGTCACAGCGATAGGAATTCCAATTTATTTTTACATGAAAAAGAAGAAGTAG
- a CDS encoding aldo/keto reductase, with protein MNEIYELSDGFSIPKIGFGTYKLNGAQGTRLMEQALQVGYRLLDTAFNYENEGAVGRAIKNSSVPRDQITVASKLPGRYHSYQSALRTIEESVARLNLDYIDLYLIHWPNPKQGQYVEAWQALVDAQKTGLVRSIGVSNFLPEHIDQLEKETGVLPVINQVELHPEFNQQKQREFDRSKGILTQAWSPLGRASKILQNETIQKIADKHRRSIAQVILRWQVQLGVLPIPKASHYLRQLDNFAIFDFELNKEDMEIINGLTKENGRTNDQDPAVYEEF; from the coding sequence ATGAACGAAATTTACGAATTATCCGATGGATTTAGTATTCCAAAAATCGGTTTTGGTACTTATAAATTAAACGGGGCTCAAGGCACTCGCTTGATGGAACAAGCTTTACAAGTTGGTTATCGTTTGCTTGATACAGCTTTTAATTATGAAAATGAAGGAGCTGTAGGACGAGCAATTAAAAATAGTAGTGTGCCGCGCGACCAAATTACAGTGGCTTCTAAGCTTCCAGGTCGCTATCATTCTTACCAATCAGCCCTTAGGACCATTGAAGAATCGGTCGCTCGCTTAAATTTAGACTATATTGATTTATATTTAATTCATTGGCCTAACCCTAAACAAGGACAATACGTTGAAGCTTGGCAAGCACTTGTTGATGCGCAAAAAACAGGCTTAGTTCGCTCGATTGGTGTTAGTAACTTTTTACCTGAACATATTGATCAGTTGGAAAAGGAAACGGGCGTTTTACCTGTGATCAATCAAGTGGAATTACATCCAGAATTTAATCAACAAAAACAACGAGAATTTGATCGTTCGAAAGGCATTCTTACACAAGCATGGAGCCCATTAGGACGTGCTTCGAAAATTTTACAGAATGAAACGATCCAAAAAATCGCCGATAAACATCGTAGAAGCATTGCACAAGTGATCTTACGTTGGCAAGTACAACTAGGCGTATTACCAATTCCAAAAGCTTCACATTACTTGCGACAACTCGATAATTTTGCTATATTTGATTTTGAGTTAAATAAAGAAGATATGGAAATAATCAATGGTTTAACCAAAGAAAATGGTCGCACAAACGACCAAGACCCAGCTGTATATGAAGAATTTTAA
- a CDS encoding TatD family hydrolase, with the protein MIFDTHTHLNAEEFANNEAAIVEHAQELGVSEMAVVGFDYPTIEKTQQLSQEYDNVYSIVGWHPTEAGSYNAEVENYLQNELTKEKVVALGEIGLDYHWMEDPKETQEKIFRRQIAIAREMNLPFSIHNREAMEDTYRILKDEKIHDIGGIMHSFNGDYEWAQRFLDLGMHLSYSGVVTFKKTTDVQEAAQKMPFDRMLVETDAPYLAPVPYRGKQNEPGYTRYVVEKIAELKGLSVEEVARQTTANAHRLFGIEQ; encoded by the coding sequence GTGATTTTTGATACACATACACATTTAAATGCGGAAGAATTTGCTAATAATGAAGCAGCCATCGTTGAACATGCGCAAGAATTAGGCGTAAGTGAAATGGCTGTCGTGGGATTTGATTATCCTACAATAGAAAAAACACAACAATTAAGTCAAGAATATGACAATGTTTATAGTATTGTAGGCTGGCATCCTACAGAAGCAGGCAGCTACAATGCAGAAGTCGAAAATTATTTACAAAATGAATTAACAAAAGAAAAAGTGGTTGCTTTAGGCGAAATTGGGCTAGATTATCATTGGATGGAAGATCCCAAAGAGACACAAGAAAAAATCTTTCGTCGCCAAATTGCTATCGCCCGTGAAATGAATTTACCTTTTAGCATCCACAACCGAGAAGCTATGGAAGATACCTATCGTATTTTAAAGGATGAAAAAATTCACGATATCGGTGGAATCATGCATAGTTTTAACGGGGATTATGAATGGGCACAACGCTTTTTGGATCTAGGGATGCACCTATCTTATAGTGGCGTTGTAACTTTCAAAAAAACAACGGATGTGCAAGAAGCTGCGCAAAAAATGCCGTTTGATCGGATGTTAGTAGAGACGGATGCACCTTATCTAGCCCCAGTTCCTTACCGTGGAAAGCAAAACGAACCGGGATATACGCGCTATGTTGTAGAAAAAATTGCAGAATTAAAAGGACTTAGCGTAGAAGAAGTGGCTAGACAAACGACAGCCAATGCGCATCGCTTATTTGGTATTGAACAATGA
- a CDS encoding DUF1858 domain-containing protein, producing MEIDFTKSVASLVKEYPVTKEIMTELGFSDINKSGMLQTAGRYMTIPKGAKMKKLPLEKVIAAFEAHSFEVKGVD from the coding sequence ATGGAAATTGATTTTACCAAAAGCGTAGCTAGTTTAGTGAAAGAATATCCTGTGACAAAAGAAATTATGACAGAACTAGGCTTTTCAGATATTAATAAATCCGGAATGTTGCAAACTGCAGGGCGTTACATGACAATTCCTAAAGGAGCAAAAATGAAAAAGCTCCCGTTAGAAAAGGTCATTGCAGCGTTTGAGGCGCACAGTTTTGAGGTTAAAGGAGTAGATTAA
- a CDS encoding metal ABC transporter permease subunit → MISEFINGLADYHFLQNALITSIAIGVVAGAIGCFIILRGMSLMGDAISHAVLPGVALSFILGVHYFAGAVVFGVLASILITYISQNSTIKSDTAIGITFSSFLALGVILIGIANSSTDLFHILFGNVLAVQDVDKWLTIGIAILVIALIILFYRPLLITSFDVNMAKAFGMRVQVYHYLLMILLTLVSVTAMQSVGTILIVALLVTPAATAYLYTKHLKRMIVISAILGGLSSVIGLFIGYSFNIAAGSSIVLTATFMFVIGFFLSPRQRLKHGKKGYFIAAAIAALFAGGIGLYAQQQSSGEEEDQLDVVVTNSILNDMTEEIAGDRINLHSIVPVGRDPHDYEPLPEDVETSTEADLVFYNGLNLETGGNAWFNNLMDNADKEEGEDYFAVSQGVDPLYLEEGEDEGQQDPHAWMSLENGMTYAENIEEQLSEKDPENADYYEENLNNYLDELEDLDQEAKDKFNDIPEDEKLLVTSEGAFKYFSQAYDVPATYIWEINTEEEGTPEQTTRVVDQLNDTNVQSLFVETSVNPSSMQSVSQDSGIPIYSEIFTDSVAESGEEGDSYYAMMKWNIDRIHEGLTQE, encoded by the coding sequence ATGATTAGTGAATTTATTAATGGATTAGCGGACTACCACTTTTTACAAAATGCGCTGATTACATCAATTGCTATTGGTGTTGTAGCCGGAGCCATTGGTTGTTTTATTATTCTAAGAGGCATGTCTTTGATGGGAGATGCGATTTCCCACGCGGTATTACCCGGAGTTGCTCTTTCTTTTATTCTGGGGGTTCATTATTTTGCTGGGGCAGTCGTATTTGGGGTTTTAGCTTCCATATTAATCACATATATTTCGCAAAATAGTACCATTAAAAGTGATACTGCTATTGGGATTACTTTTAGTTCCTTTTTGGCACTGGGTGTTATTTTAATTGGTATTGCCAATAGTTCAACGGATTTATTCCATATTTTATTTGGGAACGTATTGGCTGTACAAGACGTCGATAAATGGTTGACGATTGGTATTGCCATTTTAGTGATTGCACTTATTATTCTCTTTTATCGTCCATTGCTGATTACGTCCTTTGATGTGAATATGGCCAAAGCTTTTGGCATGCGCGTGCAAGTCTATCATTATTTGTTAATGATTCTATTAACCTTAGTTTCTGTAACAGCTATGCAAAGTGTTGGGACCATTTTGATTGTCGCTCTTTTAGTTACACCAGCAGCCACAGCCTATCTTTACACGAAGCACTTGAAACGAATGATTGTGATCTCTGCCATTCTCGGAGGTCTTTCCTCAGTCATAGGGCTATTTATCGGTTATAGCTTTAATATTGCAGCGGGGTCGAGTATTGTATTAACAGCCACCTTTATGTTTGTTATTGGTTTCTTCTTATCACCAAGGCAACGTCTTAAGCACGGGAAAAAGGGCTACTTTATCGCTGCTGCAATCGCGGCTTTATTTGCTGGAGGTATCGGGTTATACGCGCAACAGCAATCAAGTGGAGAAGAAGAGGACCAATTAGATGTGGTGGTAACCAATTCCATTCTCAATGATATGACAGAAGAAATTGCTGGGGATCGGATTAACTTACACAGTATTGTTCCTGTAGGTAGAGACCCTCACGATTATGAACCCTTGCCTGAAGATGTTGAAACATCGACAGAAGCGGACCTGGTCTTTTATAATGGTTTGAATTTAGAAACAGGCGGGAATGCTTGGTTTAATAACTTGATGGATAATGCAGATAAAGAAGAAGGCGAAGATTACTTTGCTGTAAGTCAAGGAGTTGATCCGCTTTATCTAGAAGAAGGCGAAGACGAAGGGCAACAAGACCCACATGCTTGGATGAGTCTGGAAAATGGCATGACGTATGCAGAAAATATTGAAGAACAACTTAGTGAAAAAGATCCAGAAAACGCGGATTATTATGAAGAAAACTTAAATAATTATCTAGATGAGTTAGAAGATTTGGACCAAGAAGCTAAAGACAAATTTAACGATATTCCTGAAGATGAAAAGCTACTGGTCACTAGCGAAGGGGCATTTAAATACTTCTCGCAAGCTTACGATGTTCCTGCCACTTACATTTGGGAAATTAATACCGAAGAAGAAGGAACGCCAGAACAAACAACAAGAGTGGTTGATCAACTCAATGATACAAATGTGCAATCCTTATTTGTTGAAACGAGTGTCAATCCTAGCTCAATGCAAAGTGTATCGCAAGATTCTGGTATCCCTATCTATTCAGAGATCTTTACCGATTCGGTCGCTGAATCCGGTGAAGAAGGAGATAGCTACTATGCAATGATGAAATGGAATATTGACAGAATTCATGAAGGATTAACGCAAGAATAA
- a CDS encoding metal ABC transporter ATP-binding protein, producing MISFDKISASYDGVTQAVEDVSFTVEEPAIIGIIGPNGAGKSTFIKAALHLMEGSGSTTVDGQPLEKRKKEVAYVEQKNDIDYSFPITVGECVSLGLYPEKRFYQRITKEDWQKVDNALSLVKMEDYRDHQIGELSGGQFQRILIARTFVQDASLIFLDEPFVGIDATSEQIIMELLNDFKDRGKEIFIVHHDLSKVERYFDELVILNKQLIAQGPIDEVFTKANLQKAFGDAIFVEGGRLND from the coding sequence ATGATATCATTTGATAAAATATCTGCCAGCTACGATGGCGTGACTCAAGCGGTAGAAGACGTAAGTTTTACTGTTGAAGAGCCAGCGATTATTGGCATTATTGGCCCTAATGGCGCTGGAAAGTCGACATTTATCAAAGCCGCTCTGCATTTAATGGAAGGCAGTGGCTCTACGACAGTAGATGGACAACCGCTGGAAAAAAGAAAAAAAGAAGTTGCTTATGTTGAGCAAAAAAATGATATTGATTACTCTTTTCCAATTACAGTAGGCGAATGTGTTTCGTTGGGCTTGTATCCAGAAAAGCGTTTTTACCAACGAATTACCAAAGAGGACTGGCAAAAAGTAGATAATGCATTGTCGCTTGTAAAAATGGAAGACTATAGAGATCATCAAATTGGCGAACTATCTGGCGGGCAATTTCAACGTATTTTGATTGCACGTACCTTTGTACAAGATGCTTCGCTTATCTTCTTAGATGAACCTTTTGTTGGGATTGACGCAACGAGCGAACAAATTATTATGGAATTATTGAATGACTTTAAAGATAGAGGAAAAGAAATATTCATTGTCCATCATGACTTAAGCAAAGTAGAAAGATACTTTGATGAACTCGTCATTTTAAATAAACAATTGATAGCTCAAGGCCCTATAGATGAAGTTTTTACCAAAGCGAATTTACAAAAAGCTTTTGGCGACGCTATTTTTGTTGAAGGGGGTCGTTTAAATGATTAG
- a CDS encoding SDR family NAD(P)-dependent oxidoreductase, which translates to MDLNLANKTVLITGGGSGIGLATAKALNEEEATTVLFDKKFDQFHEAEFTNPQLVKTVTGDVRQPDELAQLHQELKEQQLTFDILINCAGITGAQGSFSDISLEDWHEVFDINLFGAVNTTKEFLSDLRENHWGRVLFLSSEDALQPYDDEIPYCATKAGLLALSKGLAKTLGPEGITANAVSPAFINTPMTDKMMQNRADELNVSFDEAIQSFLKERRPFMTSSRRGYPEEVANVITFLCSEKADFVNGANYRVDHNSVGTI; encoded by the coding sequence ATGGATCTAAATTTAGCAAATAAAACCGTTCTCATCACAGGTGGCGGTTCTGGCATCGGTTTAGCTACTGCTAAAGCATTAAATGAAGAAGAAGCAACCACTGTATTATTTGATAAAAAATTCGATCAATTTCATGAAGCAGAATTTACTAACCCACAACTCGTAAAAACAGTGACAGGCGATGTGCGTCAACCAGATGAGCTTGCCCAATTACATCAAGAACTAAAAGAGCAACAACTAACTTTTGATATCTTGATTAATTGTGCTGGTATCACTGGAGCACAAGGCTCGTTTTCGGATATCTCCCTAGAAGATTGGCATGAAGTCTTTGATATCAACCTTTTTGGAGCAGTTAATACAACCAAAGAATTCCTTAGTGATTTACGTGAAAATCATTGGGGTCGCGTTCTCTTTTTATCTTCTGAAGATGCATTACAACCTTACGATGACGAAATTCCTTATTGTGCTACGAAAGCAGGTTTGTTAGCCTTATCTAAAGGACTAGCTAAAACACTGGGGCCAGAAGGAATTACTGCAAATGCGGTTTCTCCTGCTTTTATCAATACACCAATGACCGATAAAATGATGCAAAATCGAGCAGATGAGTTAAATGTTTCTTTTGACGAAGCTATTCAATCTTTCTTAAAAGAAAGAAGACCTTTTATGACTAGTTCTCGTCGCGGCTATCCAGAAGAAGTGGCTAATGTTATTACCTTTTTATGCTCAGAAAAAGCTGATTTTGTAAATGGCGCTAATTACCGGGTAGACCACAATTCAGTAGGCACAATTTAA
- a CDS encoding fructosamine kinase family protein — MLNKQWAEELPVDDIQKIRPVAGGDVNQAYQVETSDGPYFLLTQPNRSADFYEGEIAGLEALENAGVTAPRVIGSGQIDGDAYLLITFLHQARGEGSQRDLGKLVANMHQHYSPNGKFGFDKPSTSSDITYSNEWRDTWRELFVDQRMDELADKLIQNGSWNKNDEEQYQNVREIMNEELKNHQSKPSLLHGDLWGGNHMFLTDGTPALFDPNALYGDREFDLGCSLVFHAFSDEFYRAYQEAYPLDPGYEKRLNFYSLYLLMIHQYKFGPIYAGGVNRTMNEIIANA, encoded by the coding sequence ATGTTAAATAAACAATGGGCAGAAGAGTTGCCAGTCGATGATATTCAAAAAATTCGTCCCGTAGCCGGTGGCGATGTCAATCAAGCTTATCAAGTGGAAACCTCAGACGGTCCGTATTTTTTGTTAACACAACCAAACCGTTCCGCTGATTTTTATGAAGGTGAAATCGCTGGTTTAGAAGCTTTGGAAAACGCTGGTGTGACTGCGCCACGTGTTATTGGCAGTGGACAAATTGATGGCGATGCGTATCTTTTAATTACCTTTTTACATCAAGCCAGAGGTGAAGGCAGCCAAAGAGATTTAGGAAAATTAGTGGCGAACATGCATCAACATTACAGTCCGAATGGCAAATTTGGCTTTGATAAACCTTCAACTAGCTCTGATATCACCTATAGTAATGAGTGGCGTGATACTTGGCGTGAACTATTTGTCGATCAAAGGATGGATGAATTAGCTGATAAGTTGATACAAAATGGTTCATGGAACAAAAATGACGAAGAACAATATCAAAATGTACGAGAAATAATGAATGAAGAACTAAAGAACCATCAAAGCAAGCCTTCCTTACTTCATGGAGACTTATGGGGAGGAAATCATATGTTTTTAACCGATGGAACTCCAGCTTTATTTGACCCGAACGCACTTTATGGAGATCGTGAGTTTGACTTAGGCTGCAGTTTGGTATTTCACGCATTTAGTGATGAATTCTATCGAGCTTATCAAGAGGCTTATCCGCTTGATCCAGGGTATGAAAAAAGGTTAAACTTCTACAGTTTATATCTTCTAATGATTCATCAATATAAGTTTGGTCCTATCTACGCAGGTGGCGTCAACCGTACAATGAATGAAATCATAGCAAATGCATAA
- a CDS encoding sugar phosphate isomerase/epimerase family protein, with protein sequence MSTEIPLTISSLTLGANCSFEERISAAANAGYEGVGLTAEAYADALATDLTDKDLLQLLEKYQIKVTEVECIQAWAAKERSYEEKFKEQICFHMCHLFGVDHVNVALMEEYSKTVIAEKLAQLCARAQDLIVAIEPMPYSGIPDFATAKELIQQSQASNVGILLDAWHWFRASQTFSELTAEDARYIVSIQLNDAYQRPYASAILRDEAMHDRLAPGDGAIDLAAFITMVRKAGVQPALIGIEVVNDELLNEGIEKTANYTYEQTAKVLENHWIDII encoded by the coding sequence ATGTCAACAGAAATCCCATTAACGATTAGTTCTTTAACATTAGGTGCTAATTGTTCATTTGAAGAAAGGATAAGCGCGGCAGCTAATGCGGGCTATGAAGGAGTAGGCCTTACAGCAGAAGCCTACGCTGACGCCTTAGCTACCGACCTAACAGATAAAGATCTTTTACAATTATTAGAAAAATATCAAATAAAAGTTACAGAAGTCGAGTGTATTCAAGCTTGGGCAGCAAAGGAGCGCTCTTATGAAGAAAAATTTAAAGAGCAAATTTGCTTTCATATGTGTCATTTATTCGGTGTAGATCATGTAAATGTGGCGCTGATGGAGGAGTATTCGAAGACTGTAATCGCCGAAAAACTTGCGCAGTTGTGTGCTAGAGCTCAAGATTTGATAGTCGCAATTGAACCTATGCCTTACAGTGGGATTCCTGATTTTGCTACAGCCAAAGAATTGATCCAACAATCGCAAGCATCAAATGTAGGGATTTTATTAGATGCTTGGCATTGGTTTAGAGCAAGCCAAACTTTTTCTGAGCTAACAGCAGAAGACGCGCGATATATCGTTTCAATACAATTAAACGACGCTTACCAACGTCCCTACGCTTCTGCCATTTTACGCGATGAAGCTATGCATGACCGATTAGCACCTGGCGATGGTGCGATTGATTTAGCAGCTTTTATCACGATGGTGAGAAAAGCAGGCGTACAACCAGCACTTATTGGCATTGAAGTCGTAAACGATGAGTTATTGAATGAAGGCATTGAAAAAACAGCTAATTATACTTATGAGCAAACGGCAAAAGTATTAGAAAATCATTGGATAGATATAATATAA
- a CDS encoding DUF438 domain-containing protein, with protein MARTKEERKQRIVEILSMLHEEGSFEEAKRLFNEEFEGVDVTEITAAEKSLIQGGLKAEEIQKLCNIHVSVFKGSINEIHNSEEAYGQPGHPVHTLKLENQVLQSLVTDEIDDLMEKLQKGDWQKKPRLIAAIEDLKQIDTHYKRKETLIFSYMEKYGITAPPQVMWGVDDEIRELIKDLLIYIKNPRAAFNPLFEKWEATKNEIEEMIFKEEEIMIPMTLDIFSLKDWENIAEDSYDIGFAYISAPPLWKAGPNDYAKEKEREPQRQEAIQQAKETTEGIAEGLANEKTYETEESYDWQNVESKDSVVLSTGILQLDQLLAIFEVLPVDLTFVDHNDRVRFFSEGKHRVFPRTKSIIGREVVNCHPPKSMHMVEKILEDFHAGTNDTADFWLDINERKIYIRYFALKNSENQYLGCLEVTQDITDIQKISGQKRLLEGFTKD; from the coding sequence ATGGCGCGAACAAAGGAAGAGCGGAAGCAGCGTATTGTAGAAATTTTATCTATGCTACACGAAGAAGGCTCATTTGAAGAGGCTAAACGATTATTTAATGAAGAATTTGAAGGAGTTGATGTGACAGAGATTACTGCTGCGGAGAAGTCTTTGATTCAGGGCGGGTTAAAAGCAGAAGAAATCCAAAAATTATGCAATATCCATGTTTCTGTTTTTAAAGGTTCGATTAATGAGATCCACAACTCAGAAGAAGCTTACGGGCAGCCTGGCCACCCAGTCCATACGCTGAAGTTAGAAAACCAAGTATTACAGTCTCTTGTTACGGATGAAATCGATGATTTGATGGAAAAACTTCAAAAAGGGGACTGGCAGAAAAAGCCACGATTAATTGCTGCTATTGAAGACCTTAAACAAATTGATACGCATTATAAACGTAAAGAAACATTGATTTTTTCTTATATGGAAAAATATGGAATAACGGCTCCGCCACAAGTGATGTGGGGCGTTGATGATGAGATTCGAGAACTGATAAAGGATTTACTTATTTATATTAAAAATCCGCGCGCCGCATTTAATCCGCTTTTTGAAAAATGGGAAGCAACTAAAAATGAAATTGAAGAAATGATATTTAAAGAAGAAGAGATCATGATTCCTATGACTTTAGACATTTTTAGTCTAAAGGATTGGGAAAATATCGCCGAAGACAGCTACGATATCGGTTTTGCGTATATTTCAGCACCACCGCTTTGGAAAGCTGGGCCAAACGATTATGCGAAAGAAAAAGAACGGGAGCCTCAAAGACAAGAGGCTATCCAACAAGCAAAAGAAACGACAGAAGGGATCGCTGAAGGGTTAGCTAACGAAAAGACGTACGAGACGGAGGAAAGCTACGATTGGCAAAATGTTGAATCAAAAGATTCTGTAGTGCTATCTACCGGAATTTTACAACTCGATCAACTATTAGCTATTTTTGAAGTCTTACCCGTAGATCTAACATTTGTCGATCACAATGATCGCGTTCGTTTTTTCTCAGAAGGAAAACATCGTGTATTTCCTCGGACTAAATCAATTATTGGCCGTGAAGTAGTCAATTGTCATCCACCCAAAAGTATGCATATGGTCGAAAAAATATTAGAAGACTTTCATGCAGGCACCAATGATACCGCTGATTTTTGGCTTGATATTAACGAACGTAAAATTTATATTCGTTATTTTGCTCTAAAAAACTCAGAAAATCAATATCTTGGATGTTTAGAAGTGACGCAAGACATCACAGATATTCAAAAAATTAGTGGTCAAAAACGCTTGTTAGAAGGCTTTACTAAAGATTAA